A stretch of Brassica rapa cultivar Chiifu-401-42 chromosome A08, CAAS_Brap_v3.01, whole genome shotgun sequence DNA encodes these proteins:
- the LOC103832850 gene encoding UDP-glycosyltransferase 89A2 yields the protein MAGEMLSPTPQESKRNRLKPHIMVFPYPAQGHLLPLLDLTHQLCLLGNVTVSIIVTPKNLPHLSPLLSAHPSAVSAVTLPLPHSPSGVENVKDLGCTPHIMASLRQLREPIIKWLRSHPNPPVALISDFFLGWTNDLGVPRFAFFSSGAFFASLVHYVSDKRHLYDQTEPVCISDLPRSPVLKTEHLPLTPQSPLSRDVNIVRDMTMNFSSHGCIFNSCNCLEEEYMEYLKLKVGHNRVFGVGPVSSVGLGKGKSELNVDVKTLFSWLDGCPDGSVLYICFGSQKVLSKEQCDALALGLEKSMTRFVWVAKTDPIPDGFEDRVAGRGMIIIGWAPQVAVLSHVAVGGFLSHCGWNSVLEAVASGTTILAWPMEADQFVDAKLLVEYTGVAVSVCEGGKTVPNPHELGRVIAETMGEQGREVRARAKEMGKKARAATEVRGSSTIDLERLVKELDSL from the coding sequence ATGGCCGGAGAAATGCTCTCGCCTACACCTCAGGAGTCAAAACGCAACCGTTTAAAACCGCATATCATGGTGTTTCCATATCCAGCACAAGGCCACTTGCTTCCTCTTCTGGACTTAACCCATCAACTCTGTCTTCTTGGCAACGTCACTGTCTCAATCATCGTCACACCTAAAAACCTTCCTCACCTCTCCCCTCTTCTCTCCGCTCATCCATCCGCCGTCTCCGCCGTCACTCTACCTCTCCCTCACAGTCCTTCCGGCGTTGAGAACGTCAAAGACCTTGGCTGTACTCCTCATATCATGGCTTCTCTTCGTCAGCTTCGAGAGCCTATCATCAAGTGGTTACGTTCTCATCCAAATCCTCCCGTTGCTCTCATCTCTGACTTCTTCCTCGGATGGACCAACGATCTCGGTGTTCCTCGCTTTGCTTTCTTCAGTTCTGGAGCGTTCTTTGCTTCGCTTGTACATTATGTCTCCGACAAGCGTCATCTCTATGACCAAACTGAGCCTGTCTGTATCTCGGATCTTCCTCGCTCCCCTGTTCTTAAGACAGAGCATCTACCGTTAACCCCGCAATCTCCCTTGTCGCGAGATGTTAATATCGTTAGAGACATGACCATGAACTTCTCTAGCCATGGTTGTATTTTCAATTCTTGCAACTGTCTGGAAGAGGAGTACATGGAGTATTTGAAGCTGAAAGTGGGTCATAACCGGGTTTTTGGTGTTGGTCCGGTTTCTTCTGTCGGTTTAGGCAAGGGAAAATCAGAACTCAATGTAGACGTGAAGACCTTGTTTAGTTGGCTTGACGGATGTCCGGATGGATCTGTGCTTTACATATGTTTTGGAAGTCAAAAAGTGTTGAGTAAAGAGCAATGTGATGCTTTGGCGCTTGGTCTTGAAAAGAGCATGACCCGGTTCGTTTGGGTGGCTAAGACAGACCCGATACCCGATGGGTTTGAGGATCGGGTCGCCGGTAGAGGAATGATTATTATCGGGTGGGCTCCTCAGGTGGCTGTGTTGAGTCACGTGGCCGTTGGTGGGTTTTTAAGCCATTGTGGATGGAACTCGGTGCTGGAAGCGGTAGCCAGCGGAACAACGATCTTGGCTTGGCCTATGGAAGCAGATCAGTTTGTGGATGCCAAGTTGCTGGTGGAGTATACAGGTGTAGCTGTTAGTGTCTGTGAAGGGGGTAAGACTGTGCCGAACCCACATGAGTTAGGTCGGGTCATAGCTGAAACAATGGGTGAGCAAGGACGTGAGGTACGTGCTCGGGCCAAGGAGATGGGAAAGAAGGCACGTGCTGCGACAGAAGTAAGAGGAAGCTCTACTATTGATTTGGAAAGACTTGTCAAAGAACTGGACTCTCTATAA
- the LOC103833215 gene encoding putative nuclease HARBI1 produces the protein MADEVDRRLDAAVNEAFDEYFEDTYNSIMENRTNKKKKRAYVEQNREAGHNRLWNDYFSENPSFPENLFRRRFRMNKQVFMRIIDTLSANVPFFQQRRDAVGRLGLSTLQKCTAVIRMLAYGCAADAVDEYLRLGESTALSCLTHFTDAVILLFGEEYLRRPNPEDLQRLLNIGEIRGFPGMIGSIDCMHWEWKNCPTAWKGQYTRGSGKPTLVLEAVASQDLWIWHAYFGSPGTLNDINVLDRSPVFDDIYQGRAPRVTYIVNGHQYDLAYYLTDGIYPKWSTFIQSITLPQGPKAELFAKVQEATRKNVERAFGVLQARFAIVKNPALSLDKEKIGKIMRAYIILHNMIVENERGGYTLYDTSEFEEGDSSRSSHVEHINNMPTHFGNMLGLRNHVRDRRTHKALKNDLIENIWNKFGDDEDV, from the coding sequence ATGGCAGATGAAGTCGACCGAAGACTCGATGCGGCTGTCAATGAGGCTTTTGATGAATATTTTGAAGACACATACAACAGCATCATGGAGAATCgaacaaataaaaagaagaaacgtGCATATGTCGAACAAAACCGCGAAGCGGGCCACAACCGTCTATGGAATGACTATTTTAGTGAAAATCCGTCATTTCCAGAAAATTTATTCAGACGTCGTTTTCGCATGAACAAGCAAGTATTCATGCGTATTATCGACACCCTCTCAGCAAATGTTCCATTCTTTCAGCAAAGGAGAGATGCAGTCGGACGGTTGGGTCTATCTACACTACAAAAGTGTACGGCGGTTATTCGTATGCTTGCTTATGGCTGTGCGGCTGACGCCGTCGACGAGTATCTCCGACTCGGTGAAAGCACCGCACTTTCATGTTTAACCCATTTCACAGATGCTGTAATTCTATTATTTGGAGAAGAATATCTACGGAGACCCAATCCTGAGGATCTTCAACGTTTACTCAATATTGGAGAGATCCGCGGCTTTCCGGGGATGATtggaagcatcgactgtatgcattgggagtggaaaaattgcccaaccgcttggaaaggacaaTACACACGTGGATCAGGAAAGCCGACACTTGTTTTGGAGGCTGTGGCgtcacaagatctttggatatggcacgcttATTTCGGTTctccaggtaccttaaatgatattaacGTCCTTGATCGATCACCTGTATTTGATGACATTTATCAAGGTCGAGCTCCAAGGGTAACGTACATAGTCAACGGACACCAGTATGATTTGGCGTACTACCTCACGGacggtatatatccaaaatggtcaacatttatccaatctatcacACTCCCTCAAGGTCCTAAAGCAGAGTTATTTGCTAAAGTTCAAGAAGCTACCCGAAAAAATGTGGAGCGTGCTTTTGGTGTATTGCAAGCTCGATTTGCGATAGTGAAAAACCCGGCGCTGTCATTGGACAAGGAAAAAATagggaagattatgagagcatATATCATACTGcataatatgattgtcgaaAATGAACGGGGTGGATACACTCTGTACGATACATCTGAATTTGAAGAAGGAGACTCGAGCAGAAGTTCACATGTTGAGCATATTAACAACATGCCTACCCATTTCGGTAATATGCTTGGTCTACGGAATCATGTTCGAGATAGGCGTACACACAAAGCattgaaaaatgatttaatcgaaaatatttggaacaagTTTGGTGATGATGAAGATGTATAA
- the LOC117127357 gene encoding glutathione S-transferase T3-like, translating to MANNNGYVNLLASQGSIDFGSSQPFFFTGQSSDESSVKERRKWTPKEDLILIGAWLNTSKDPIVSNEQKAGAFWKRIVEYYNSSPLLVGTIPRELGQCKQRWARIDDLVCKFAGCYDMALREQTSGQNDNDVMKSALDIFHSDQNQKFNLEHAWRELRHDVKWCSTNLEKEKRKPVDPVANEGSVPEPEERPIGVKAAKAAKKRKKTGKEEELAKLENLLEIKKQISKESLLESLLAKPEPLSEMESALKIKLMSALL from the coding sequence ATGGCAAATAACAATGGTTATGTTAACTTATTAGCGAGCCAAGGGTCAATTGACTTTGGCTCATCACAACCTTTTTTCTTTACCGGTCAAAGTAGTGATGAGTCTAGTGTCAAAGAGAGGAGAAAGTGGACACCGAAGGAGGATTTAATCCTCATAGGTGCGTGGCTCAACACCAGCAAAGACCCAATAGTGAGCAACGAACAAAAAGCTGGTGCCTTCTGGAAGAGAATTGTAGAGTACTACAATTCTAGTCCTCTCCTGGTTGGGACTATCCCACGAGAACTTGGGCAATGCAAGCAAAGATGGGCTCGGATCGACGATTTGGTATGTAAGTTTGCTGGCTGCTACGACATGGCACTGAGGGAGCAGACAAGCGGGCAAAATGACAACGATGTGATGAAGTCTGCCTTGGATATCTTCCACAGTGACCAGAACCAGAAGTTCAACTTGGAACACGCGTGGAGGGAGCTTAGGCATGATGTGAAATGGTGCTCCACCAACCTTGAGAAAGAAAAGCGCAAACCAGTGGATCCTGTTGCGAACGAAGGGTCAGTGCCAGAGCCAGAAGAGAGACCAATTGGAGTGAAGGCTGCGAAGGCTgctaaaaagagaaagaaaactggaaaagaagaagaattggcAAAGCTTGAGAATTTGTtggaaataaaaaaacaaatctcaaaGGAAAGTTTGCTAGAGAGTTTGCTTGCAAAGCCCGAGCCTCTCTCTGAGATGGAATCAGCTCTCAAAATAAAACTTATGTCTGCTTTGTTGTAG